In one window of Tursiops truncatus isolate mTurTru1 chromosome 5, mTurTru1.mat.Y, whole genome shotgun sequence DNA:
- the PLRG1 gene encoding pleiotropic regulator 1 isoform X1, whose product MVEEVQKHSVHTLVFRSLKRTHDMFVADNGKPVPLDEESHKRKMAIKLRNEYGPVLHMPTSKENLKEKGPQNASDSYGHKQYPANQGQEVEYLVTGTHPYPPGPGVALTADTKIQRMPSESAAQSLAVALPTSQARVDANRSAPAGGEYRHPGASDRSQPAGAVVMDSGNAKNSALMAKKAPTMPKPQWHPPWKLYRVISGHLGWVRCIAVEPGNQWFVTGSADRTIKIWDLASGKLKLSLTGHISTVRGVIVSTRSPYLFSCGEDKQVKCWDLEYNKVIRHYHGHLSAVYGLDLHPTIDVLVTCSRDSTARIWDVRTKASVHTLSGHTNAVATVRCQAAEPQIITGSHDTTIRLWDLVAGKTRVTLTNHKKSVRAVVLHPRHYTFASGSPDNIKQWKFPDGSFIQNLSGHNAIINTLTVNSDGVLVSGADNGTMHLWDWRTGYNFQRVHAAVQPGSLDSESGIFACAFDQSESRLLTAEADKTIKVYREDDTATEETHPVSWKPEIIKRKRF is encoded by the exons ATGGTCGAG GAGGTACAGAAACATTCTGTGCACACACTTGTGTTCAGGTCATTGAAGAGAACCCATGACATGTTTGTGGCTGATAATGGAAAACCTGTGCCTTTGGATGAAGAGAG tcacAAACGAAAAATGGCAATCAAGCTGCGTAATGAGTATGGTCCTGTGTTGCATATGCCTACttcaaaagaaaatcttaaagagaaaggCCCTCAGAATGCATCAGATTCATATGGACACAAACAATATCCTGCCAATCAAG GACAAGAAGTTGAATATTTGGTGACAGGTACACATCCATATCCACCAGGACCTG GGGTTGCTTTAACAGCGGACACTAAGATCCAAAGAATGCCAAGTGAATCAGCTGCACAGTCCTTAGCTGTGGCATTACCTACTTCTCAAGCCAG GGTTGATGCAAACCGTAGTGCACCTGCTGGAGGTGAATACCGACACCCTGGGGCTTCTGACCGGTCACAGCCTGCAGGGGCG GTTGTTATGGACAGTGGCAATGCCAAGAACTCCGCACTGATGGCTAAAAAAGCCCCTACAATGCCGAAACCTCAGTGGCACCCACCGTGGAAACTCTACAGA GTGATCAGTGGGCATCTTGGCTGGGTTCGATGTATTGCTGTGGAACCTGGAAACCAGTGGTTTGTTACTGGATCTGCTGACAGAACTATAAAG ATCTGGGACTTGGCTAGTGGCAAGTTAAAACTGTCATTAACTGGGCACATCAGTACGGTGCGTGGTGTGATAGTGAGCACGAGGAGCCCGTACCTGTTCTCCTGTGGAGAAGACAAACAAGTCAAATGCTGGGATCTTGAGTATAATAAG gtTATAAGGCACTATCATGGACATCTGAGTGCAGTGTATGGTTTAGATCTGCACCCAACAATCGATGTGCTGGTGACCTGTAGCCGAGACTCAACTGCACGG ATTTGGGATGTGAGAACTAAAGCCAGTGTACACACGTTATCTGGACATACTAATGCGGTGGCTACAGTGAGGTGTCAAGCTGCGGAACCACAAATTATTACTG GAAGCCATGACACTACAATACGATTATGGGATTTGGTGGCTGGAAAAACAAGAGTCACATTAACAAATCACAAAAAATCAGTCAGGGCTGTGGTTTTACATCCAAGACA TTACACATTTGCGTCTGGTTCTCCAGATAACATAAAACAGTGGAAATTCCCCGATGGAAGTTTCATTCAAAATCTTTCTGGTCACAATGCTATTATTAATACACTGACAGTAAATTCTGATGGAGTGCTTGTATCTGGAg CTGACAATGGCACTATGCATCTTTGGGACTGGAGAACTGGCTACAATTTCCAGAGAGTTCATGCAGCAGTGCAGCCTGGGTCTTTGGACAGTGAGTCAGGAAtatttgcttgtgcttttgatcaGTCTGAAAGTCGGTTATTAACAGCTGAAGCTGATAAAACCATTAAAGTGTACAGAGAGGATGATACAGCG acAGAAGAAACTCATCCAGTCAGCTGGAAGCCAGAAATTATCAAGAGAAAGAGATTTTAA
- the FGB gene encoding fibrinogen beta chain, producing MCQLHLKSPITLYILFLPGSLKFHLDARGHRPYDKKREEPPSLRPVPPPISGDGYKARPAKTANRQKKVERKPPDADGCLHADPDLGVLCPTGCQLQDTLVKEERLTRKNVEELMTNIESVSQTASSTFQYITVLRNIWKERQKQVKDNENVINEYSSQLEKHQLYIDETVNSNIPTKLRVLRSILENLRSKIQNLESDVSTQMEYCRSPCTVTCNIPVVSGRECEEIIRNGGETSEMYLIQPDSSTKPYRVYCDMKTERGGWTVIQNRQDGSVDFGRKWDPYKEGFGNIATNADGKKYCGVPGEYWLGNDKISQLTRLGPTKLFIEMEDWKGDKVTALYEGFTVQNEANKYQLSVSNYKGTAGNALIEGASQLVGENRTMTIHNSMFFSTYDRDNDGWKTTDPRKQCSKEDGGGWWYNRCHAANPNGRYYWGGPYTWDMAKHGTDDGVVWMNWQGSWYSMKKMSMKIRPYFPEH from the exons ATGTGCCAG CTGCATCTAAAATCTCCTATAACACTCTACATTTTATTTCTGCCTGGTTCCCTGAAGTTTCATTTGGATGCCCGTGGTCATCGACCCTATGACAAGAAGAGGGAAGAGCCTCCCAGCCTGAGACCCGTCCCCCCTCCCATCAGCGGAGATGGCTATAAGGCTCGTCCAGCCAAAACAGCTAACCGCCAGAAGAAAGTGGAGAGAAAACCCCCTGATGCTGACGGCTGCCTGCACGCTGACCCAGACCTG GGCGTGTTGTGTCCTACAGGATGTCAGTTGCAAGATACTTTGGTAAAAGAGGAAAGACTAACTAGAAAGAATGTAGAAGAGTTAATGACTAATATAGAGTCTGTTTCCCAGACCGCTTCTTCCACCTTTCAGTATATAACTGTGCTAAGAAACATTTGGAAAGAGAGGCAGAAGCAAGTAAAAG ataatgaaaatgtaataaatgagTACTCCTCACAGCTGGAAAAGCACCAGTTATATATAGATGAGACTGTGAACAGTAATATTCCAACTAAACTTCGTGTGCTCCGTTCAATTCTGGAAAATCTGAgaagcaaaatacaaaatttagaaTCGGATGTCTCAACTCAGATGGAATACTGCCGCAGCCCGTGTACTGTCACTTGCAATATTCCTGTGGTGTCTGGCAGAG AATGTGAGGAAATTATCAGGAATGGAGGTGAAACATCTGAAATGTATCTCATTCAGCCTGACAGTTCTACCAAACCATATAGAGTATACTGTGATATGAAAACAGAAAGAGGAG GATGGACAGTAATTCAGAACCGTCAAGATGGTAGTGTTGACTTTGGCAGGAAATGGGATCCATATAAGGAAGGATTTGGAAATATTGCAACCAATGCAGATGGGAAAAAATACTGTGGTGTACCAG gtGAGTATTGGCttggaaatgacaaaattagTCAGCTTACCAGGTTGGGACCCACAAAGCTTTTTATTGAAATGGAGGACTGGAAAGGAGATAAGGTGACAGCACTCTATGAAGGATTCACTGTACAGAATGAGGCCAACAAATATCAACTCTCAGTGAGCAACTACAAGGGCACAGCTGGCAATGCCCTCATAGAAGGAGCTTCTCAGCTGGTGGGAGAAAACCGGACTATGACCATCCACAACAGCATGTTCTTCAGCACATATGACAGAGACAACGATGGCTG GAAAACTACAGATCCCAGAAAGCAGTGTTCTAAAGAGGATGGTGGTGGATGGTGGTATAATAGATGTCATGCGGCCAATCCAAATGGCAGATACTACTGGGGTGGCCCTTATACCTGGGACATGGCAAAGCACGGCACAGACGATGGAGTGGTGTGGATGAACTGGCAGGGGTCCTGGTACTCGATGAAGAAGATGTCCATGAAGATCAGGCCCTACTTCCCAGAGCACTAG
- the PLRG1 gene encoding pleiotropic regulator 1 isoform X2, whose protein sequence is MAIKLRNEYGPVLHMPTSKENLKEKGPQNASDSYGHKQYPANQGQEVEYLVTGTHPYPPGPGVALTADTKIQRMPSESAAQSLAVALPTSQARVDANRSAPAGGEYRHPGASDRSQPAGAVVMDSGNAKNSALMAKKAPTMPKPQWHPPWKLYRVISGHLGWVRCIAVEPGNQWFVTGSADRTIKIWDLASGKLKLSLTGHISTVRGVIVSTRSPYLFSCGEDKQVKCWDLEYNKVIRHYHGHLSAVYGLDLHPTIDVLVTCSRDSTARIWDVRTKASVHTLSGHTNAVATVRCQAAEPQIITGSHDTTIRLWDLVAGKTRVTLTNHKKSVRAVVLHPRHYTFASGSPDNIKQWKFPDGSFIQNLSGHNAIINTLTVNSDGVLVSGADNGTMHLWDWRTGYNFQRVHAAVQPGSLDSESGIFACAFDQSESRLLTAEADKTIKVYREDDTATEETHPVSWKPEIIKRKRF, encoded by the exons ATGGCAATCAAGCTGCGTAATGAGTATGGTCCTGTGTTGCATATGCCTACttcaaaagaaaatcttaaagagaaaggCCCTCAGAATGCATCAGATTCATATGGACACAAACAATATCCTGCCAATCAAG GACAAGAAGTTGAATATTTGGTGACAGGTACACATCCATATCCACCAGGACCTG GGGTTGCTTTAACAGCGGACACTAAGATCCAAAGAATGCCAAGTGAATCAGCTGCACAGTCCTTAGCTGTGGCATTACCTACTTCTCAAGCCAG GGTTGATGCAAACCGTAGTGCACCTGCTGGAGGTGAATACCGACACCCTGGGGCTTCTGACCGGTCACAGCCTGCAGGGGCG GTTGTTATGGACAGTGGCAATGCCAAGAACTCCGCACTGATGGCTAAAAAAGCCCCTACAATGCCGAAACCTCAGTGGCACCCACCGTGGAAACTCTACAGA GTGATCAGTGGGCATCTTGGCTGGGTTCGATGTATTGCTGTGGAACCTGGAAACCAGTGGTTTGTTACTGGATCTGCTGACAGAACTATAAAG ATCTGGGACTTGGCTAGTGGCAAGTTAAAACTGTCATTAACTGGGCACATCAGTACGGTGCGTGGTGTGATAGTGAGCACGAGGAGCCCGTACCTGTTCTCCTGTGGAGAAGACAAACAAGTCAAATGCTGGGATCTTGAGTATAATAAG gtTATAAGGCACTATCATGGACATCTGAGTGCAGTGTATGGTTTAGATCTGCACCCAACAATCGATGTGCTGGTGACCTGTAGCCGAGACTCAACTGCACGG ATTTGGGATGTGAGAACTAAAGCCAGTGTACACACGTTATCTGGACATACTAATGCGGTGGCTACAGTGAGGTGTCAAGCTGCGGAACCACAAATTATTACTG GAAGCCATGACACTACAATACGATTATGGGATTTGGTGGCTGGAAAAACAAGAGTCACATTAACAAATCACAAAAAATCAGTCAGGGCTGTGGTTTTACATCCAAGACA TTACACATTTGCGTCTGGTTCTCCAGATAACATAAAACAGTGGAAATTCCCCGATGGAAGTTTCATTCAAAATCTTTCTGGTCACAATGCTATTATTAATACACTGACAGTAAATTCTGATGGAGTGCTTGTATCTGGAg CTGACAATGGCACTATGCATCTTTGGGACTGGAGAACTGGCTACAATTTCCAGAGAGTTCATGCAGCAGTGCAGCCTGGGTCTTTGGACAGTGAGTCAGGAAtatttgcttgtgcttttgatcaGTCTGAAAGTCGGTTATTAACAGCTGAAGCTGATAAAACCATTAAAGTGTACAGAGAGGATGATACAGCG acAGAAGAAACTCATCCAGTCAGCTGGAAGCCAGAAATTATCAAGAGAAAGAGATTTTAA